TTTGCATTGGGTTATAGCAGATCCTTTGCCAGCCTGGTGTATGGATTAATAAGTGAATTTTATACATTAATAAGTGTATTGCATGGATCTCAAACGAAATCTGATTTCGAGTTGTTGAGCTAGATTAAGATTTTGCATGTTCGTCATTGTTAGACTTGGAGGATATCTGATTTTAATCCTGTAATGCATACTTTGAACTAGTTCCCCCCTCCATCAAGTTTTGTCCAAGTGCAATTTGACACAGCTATGGGGCAAAATATATTTGCCGCGGTTTTCAGTGGTCCGATGGTTGATCCTATGGTGGGGGAGGCGATTGCTCTTCGGTTGGGTATTAATAGATGTTTAGATTTTCAGTTTCGAGAGGTTCAATTCGAGGGGATGCCCTTCTTGTGATCAACGCGGTTGTTAATCCTCCTTTGGTTTCGCATTGGGTGATTGAAAATTTAGTTAAAGATATTAAGGACAGTTTGTAAGGGATCCCAAATTGGAATCTCTCAAAGGTTAGTAGGTGTCAGAACACTTGGACGGATGGTCTCGCCAAATGGGTCACGGCTAGGAATCTTTCTTGAAGTATTTCCACTTATTTCCTTTCAATGGTGCAAGTATGGTTGGATACCAAATATGAGCCTCCTGGGCATTGTTTtagtcttttttttctttctagtttGACTTCTATTTGTGActcttttattaaaaaaaaagtaattaattatatgatgGCTATAAATTTAATACACCATTCCCAAAAGTGAATCACTTACCAAACACTAAAAAGCTAGCTAGCCTAGTGTAAATGTAGAGTGCCTACTTAATTCCAAATGGGATAAAATTAAAACCCTGGTTCAAGAAAAGTTTTAATTCCTTTTTGTCAAAAAAGACTTGACTTGAAGGATCAACAACGCTTTGTTAATATCAATACATGTGGATcccttttatcaaaaaaaaaaaaaaatttcatgtggATCCCAAAATCCCACTTAACCAGCAGCTTTCTGATGGAAGCAGTTTGTTTGTAGATGTGGTGGACAAACTAATTAACCAAATTACCAAATGCTGCTTGGACAACTTGTCTCACGCGCACCCCACGTGGGGTGCATTACACTTTCCCAGGACGGATGGTGCAGTGTGAAAGTACGGATTGATTGGTTAGTTCACAACTAAACTAACATAACTTGAAATTCACCAAATCAACAGTAGAAATATAGGTCCGCATTTTAAGTCTTATGAAGTTCACATAATACGAATATATGAAAAGCAatgtaaaaatatataaacaatagcgtgaaaaacaatgaaatagaAAAAATGCAACATTCATAGGGGTGGTTGCGGCatgctattttattttatttttttttatagaaagcCCTGTTGTAAAAGATTTTTGAGGCAttcaataatttttaatttcatttataaaaattatacaTGTGTATTATTCCGCCTAacaaatccaacgatatattttttgtctgaaacaaaattaaattaaatataagaaATACATGACAATTTTAGATCGTCGAATAAAaacttttcatatatttttcatgttgatttgattttttgtttcaaacaaaaaaaaaatgattgaatttgtaaAACCAATCAATAGGTAATCAATCAAATATCTCAAACGTAATCAATCAAATCCCATATTTATTCTATGATAATTTGATTAATATTACaattatttttgattttatGGGTCAATCATATTCAATAATTAATAGCACAATATTATCTTTTAGTAAGTAAAACTTGCCATAATGGTAAGCCACCCATCCTATCCCGCAGCTCAGCTAGATTAGAACCTTCTCCTCGCTTCTTacataattgtttttttaaaaaaaaaacaaacaactaATGAAAGGAAAAATGATGTGTGAAGATTCTAATTGCTTGAAAGTTCATCATTTATatgtaaattaataaaaataaaatgaccaAAAACACAAGTTAAATAGTTTATTTGGTATGCATTACTTCAAAAAGCAAATTaacaacataaaataaaatggcTTTTAATAAGAGTTAAATATAATTTTGCATCTCTTTACTATACACGTGATTTTATTTTCGtccttaaattaattttttttcccactttCTCACTTGAAGTAcgaaatatatattttctcataATTGATACACAAAATTAGGAAAATAATTTAAGGTCAAAAATGAAACCGCATGTATAATCGATGACGAAAAATTACATTTTACCATGTATTTTTAAGTCGAAAAATCAATCTGATTTATCTCGTGTGGTGATTgtggaaaaagggaaaaaagaagaaaaggtaaCAAATATGGGAAAATATccccacacacatatatatacttacCTTAATTGTTTGTAATTGTACCGTAATTGTTTGTATTAATCAAGACACGCATATGATGCGCGTGTACTTTACCTTCCTCTCGCGCCCAACCCACACACCTTGAAAAGTTCACATCGTCACTCTTACGTTTAAGTCTGTCTCTCACAAATTTCTACAAACAGAGTTAGACTCAGACAGtcacccctctctctctcaatgaGAATTTCAATGGCGGCACTCGCGTTGATAGCCAAACAAACCAGTATATACTATGTACTCATGCTCTCAATCCTCTGCACTGTCTCCTATTTCATCGCTATCTGGCAACGCTCCGCCTCCTCCACCAGCATTGAAAACGCAATCCAATGCGATTTTCTCAATCAAACCACCGCAGTCTCTGCCGTCACCACAGCAATCAATCTAGACTTCTATGCCCACCACCAGGCCCAAGACCCGCCTTCCACGGCGGCGCGTGTAATTCACCTCCCGCCTTGTGAATCCAATTTCACCGAGTACACGCCCTGTGAGGACGTGGAGCGGTCGCTGAAATACGATCGGGATAGGAATATATACAGAGAGAGGCACTGTCCGGAGAAGAAGGAGGTGTTGAAGTGTCGAGTGCCGGCTCCGTTTGGGTACAAAGTGCCGTTCCGGTGGCCGGATAGCAGGGACTTGGCGTGGTATGCGAATGTGCCTCATAAGGAGCTGACTGTGGAGAAGAAGAACCAGAATTGGGTCCGGTTCGAGAGGGACCGGTTCAGGTTTCCGGGCGGAGGGACAATGTTTTCGCACGGTGCGGATTCGTATATTGATGATATTGGGAAATTGATCAATCTCTCCGACGGGTCTATCAGGACCGCCATTGATACAGGTTGCGGGGTAagtacaattttgaattttttatcaGACCGATTCAAACCGGTTCAGTAGATTTTCCTCGTGAACcggactaaatttttttttttgttgtgtttttaattattaatctatttttaaaaaagttttacTTAATAATCCTAAATTTTGTATTAGGAATGTTTCGTGAATTTGACTTGTAATTGCAAATTTTGGTGAATTAAACTAATTGATGGTTAATTACAAGAGTTTTTTAGGCATTTCTTAAGGGATTAAGAATGGATTACCTTGCAATAATAATGGCACTCTTGTTGCCTTTTTTATAATGATGAATACATATGATTTACAAGACTTACTTATCATTCCTGAActaaaaaaggaaaagcaatTTTGTGCAATATTTGTTAGAGGATACTATATATGGTTTTGAATAACATCTTCCCTTAAAGTTCAAATTTTACTAGAAAATAAAGAGGTAGAAAGTGGTTCTAGAGTCCAAACCCGTATTGTCTCGagaggtcatgagttcgattttcatatGGAGCAATACTCTTTGTAGTCACACCTTGAGCTTTGAACCCCACTTATTCTATCGTCAAGTGGGAAACTTTTATGCATGTGGGCTTTGACGGAAGGAGTTTAGGTTAATATTGAATATCCAAAAGGCAAACTTCCAAGAAGTCGTTCTCagtttaagaaaaaaaacttcataCAAACAATTGGGGATTTTTAGGTTAAACCTAACATGCTTATTAGTTGTTAGGGTGATCATTAAATAAGTTGGTCTTTTGTTTGCAAATGAGATTCTTCATTATCAAGTAAAGTGGATTCGAAGGGATAATGATTTCTTTAGTTCCTAATTTTCAGTTAGAGAACATACACCTTTTTCCCTTACAAGTTATCTACAGACTATGAACTTTGCATATTGTGCAGAGTAGACCGTCACTATGCTACCAGCTCCTTTCTGTCATTAGTCTTCCTTATGTAACGTAATTTGCAGAGTGAGGTTTCTTAGACTGATGATGAATAATTCAGGTCGCGAGCTGGGGAGCTTACCTTCTGTCGCGGAACATCCTAACAATGTCGTTTGCTCCGAGGGACACCCATGAAGCTCAAGTGCAATTCGCTCTTGAGCGCGGAGTTCCAGCATTGATTGGAGTTCTTGCTTCCATTAGGCTTCCTTACCCTTCAAGAGCTTTTGACATGGCTCACTGCTCACGCTGCCTCATTCCTTGGGGCCAATATGGTACTTATCAACTAActccatttttgtattttgtgttctttaatCTACATTTATATTGCTTGAGGTTAATTTGACTCAAAAATGTTGTATATGATTCAACAGATGGACTTTACTTGATCGAAGTTGATCGAATTTTACGTCCCGGTGGGTACTGGATTCTGTCCGGACCGCCAATAAACTGGGAGAGATACTGGAAAGGTTGGGGAAGATCAAAAGAGGATTTGCAAGCAGAGCAAAATAAGATTGAGAGTATAGCGAAAAGCCTGTGCTGGAAAAAATTGAAGCAGAAGGGAGACCTTGCTATTTGGCAAAAACCCACTAATCATATCCACTGTAAAGCCAACCGTAGAGTGTTCAAACAGCCAAGCTTCTGCAATCCAAAGAATCCGGACAATGGATGGTAATGCTATTAATTTTCGACTTTCGAGTTGAGTTGATGTTTGATGTTGATGTTCTTTGCATCGGATTCTGACATTGAAGTTCTTTGAATACCATAGATTTGAATTAGGCACAAGTCATGTCATGCCTTGTAGTAAGTAGAATATATGAATTGGTCATCGGTGGAAATCATCAGTGACGTACCTGAGTTTTCGTAACGGTTCAGCTAATCTTATTTAATAGGCTTGATCTGTACTTAATCCTTTATTTATATGATCAGGTACACCAAAATGGAGAAATGTTTGACTCCTCTTCCTGAAGTGTCCAACATTAGAGAAATTGCAGGTGGGCAGTTGGCAAAATGGCCAGAGAGGTCGACTTCAATACCTCCCAGAATCAGCAGTGGGAGTTTGGGTGGAATCACGGCAGAAATTTTCCGAGAAAACACAGAGCTATGGAAGAAGAGAGTTGCATATTACAAGACTCTGGACAATCAACTAGCAGAGCGTGGACGATACCGCAACTTGCTGGACATGAATGCGAACTTGGGAGGCTTTGCAGCTGCACTTGTCGATGATCCTGTGTGGGTTATGAATGTTGTCCCCGTCGAGGCTGAGATCAATACTCTTGGGGTCATCTACGAACGCGGATTGATCGGAACTTATCAGAACTGGTATGCCTTCACTTTGTTTTCCATAATGTGCGCTAAAGAAACTACTTAATTGAAATTCCTTATCCCTAATCAGTGTCATAAAAATCAAACCGTGCTGGCCAGTTGAACGGTAAAACTGGTGAACCGATCACCAATTTGGCACCGTTCAGCTAAAATGTCAGTTAAGCAATCAAGCCGGGAACCCAATCTCTCGTCCGGGTCGATATCCAGCACGATTTTTATAACATTATCCCTAATCATCTGTTTCTCTGTAGGTGTGAGGCCATGTCAACTTATCCAAGAACATACGATTTCATCCATGCTGATTTTGTTTTCACCCTCTACGAGGGCAGGTAATTATACTAATTACACTGCTATACATTTACTTTGATGAATCTTTTACAGATGAAAGACATTGATAAAACTTGCATTTGTTACAGATGTGAAATGGAGGATATAGTGCTAGAAATGGATAGGATATTGAGGCCAGAAGGCAGTGTGATTATCCGAGACGATGTGGATGTTTTGACAAAGATGAAGAATATCATAGATGTTATGCAATGGGATGGGAGGATTATGGACCATGAAAAGGGTCCCCATGAGAGGGAGAAGATTCTTGTTGCTGGCAAACAGTATTGGACCTCACCAGCgcctaaacaaaatcaataaaGGAACCTCTCAACACCTTCATGCATatataaattgttttttttttcccgattaATTTAAGATCAAAATTTTTTATATGGGGAATAACGAACAGTCGGAAGATTCATACAAAATGAAAGATTTTTATGTGTGTTGGGGAATAACGAACAGTTGGATAGATTGTTTCGATGACCTATGTTTTGTTGAAGGGAAATTTATATGATCTGATCGATTACGTAAAACATACAATATAACAAGGTAATCGGACTCCTATCAAATGTGGGGAATTATTGCTCGGTCGAGAGAAGGGACAATCTTTCTAGCAATTCAGTTCGTTGAGGGTTCCAACCCTAGCCTTCCAAGTTCCAATAATTGTGAACCAAAGTGGGCAATATAttcaatgtgtttggattgagaattTCAATAAGCGAATTCAGGAAATAACATTTTCATCCTCATCGCATTCTagagaaataataataatttaatcttgTATCAAATATGTGATTAGGCAACAATTAGGAACCGAGTCCCAATTATGGCCCCAGCACATGCAGTAGTTGATCTACTACTAGAATTGCacgcatcttcttctttttttttataagccacaaatatatatatatatatatatatatatatatatatatatatatatatataaccaaagGATTGCACGCATCCTGTTGAAAGAACTTTATACAATAGGAAAATGGTATgtatacataatatttggtatacataagatacataatctatgtggcatgccacatagatattttacacaaaaccctaaagactTAACTATTGTTTTCCCGCtcacattttctctctcctctatctctccctctcatctctctcacgcgtctctctctttttctctcacgGCCAAAACCTGATGTCCGTCGTCCGACCACCCATATGACCGCCGGTGCCACCAAAAGAAGCGGCCGGCCCCCAGGAGCAACGCCCAACCATCACTTGCCATCaacggttgttgattttgtcgaaAATCCACCATGAAATCATGGGTATCCATGGGACAAAAATCCCAGATCCAATTGATTCCGATGTCGATTTGGTAAtccgacaccaccaatggactcccctatgtgaggagcacctagcccagcccTTCGTCGACTGAAACGGCCATCGGAAAATGGAGACCCACGTCGAAGGTATGCTCCAGTGCgttattacactatacatttgGCAGTGTATTTAGCTTTTTCTGTTTATTGAACATCCTATGTATTACATGTGAAGCTTGATAGTGGGTTATTGCACTGTCATAAtgaaaagtgtaattattttgtttcatggtttgtttcttGCCTAGCTTACCAGATATTGTATTTTGCAAATAGTGTTAGTGTATTTAGAACATAGTGTATTTAGCATATAGTGTATTTTGCTGGGCTGCTCCTCGTCATGGTGTTTTTAGCTTTTTCTGttgattgaacatcttatgTATTATTTGTGAAGCTTGGTTTAATACATTACGAATAACTAGTGTATTTAGAGAAGTTGTTCATCGTATACAAATTTTTCTTGTTAAATAGATTGGTATTACTTTGATAGTGAGACTTTATCATTGGGGATTCCCATTATTGTCATGCATGTTGCTTTTACATTAGGTTTTTGTAAGTGTATTTGTTAACCAGTtattaatgcattacgaatatCCAGTGTATTTATCCCAAGTTAAATACATTGGTCTTAATTTTGAGTCCAATGATTGATGACACTCTACtatgatagtgtaataatgTAAGTGTCAATTAATTTTTGGTCTTCATTTTATATGTCTTATTACATTATAAATTACTAAATTTATGGTTTTATCTAACAAATATATGTTTAAATATTCTTTTTGCAGTGAAGATATGGTTTCACTTGATGATATTGATAGTcagatcaatatcaatcaagcTGATAGTGTTAATGATTGTGTTAAGACTGGTGCCGAGACTGCTAGATCAATGTGCCAGTAACAGGAATGTTGTTTGAATCAGTTGATGAgatgtttaaattttacaagGACTAT
This sequence is a window from Tripterygium wilfordii isolate XIE 37 chromosome 8, ASM1340144v1, whole genome shotgun sequence. Protein-coding genes within it:
- the LOC120004036 gene encoding probable methyltransferase PMT15 — its product is MRISMAALALIAKQTSIYYVLMLSILCTVSYFIAIWQRSASSTSIENAIQCDFLNQTTAVSAVTTAINLDFYAHHQAQDPPSTAARVIHLPPCESNFTEYTPCEDVERSLKYDRDRNIYRERHCPEKKEVLKCRVPAPFGYKVPFRWPDSRDLAWYANVPHKELTVEKKNQNWVRFERDRFRFPGGGTMFSHGADSYIDDIGKLINLSDGSIRTAIDTGCGVASWGAYLLSRNILTMSFAPRDTHEAQVQFALERGVPALIGVLASIRLPYPSRAFDMAHCSRCLIPWGQYDGLYLIEVDRILRPGGYWILSGPPINWERYWKGWGRSKEDLQAEQNKIESIAKSLCWKKLKQKGDLAIWQKPTNHIHCKANRRVFKQPSFCNPKNPDNGWYTKMEKCLTPLPEVSNIREIAGGQLAKWPERSTSIPPRISSGSLGGITAEIFRENTELWKKRVAYYKTLDNQLAERGRYRNLLDMNANLGGFAAALVDDPVWVMNVVPVEAEINTLGVIYERGLIGTYQNWCEAMSTYPRTYDFIHADFVFTLYEGRCEMEDIVLEMDRILRPEGSVIIRDDVDVLTKMKNIIDVMQWDGRIMDHEKGPHEREKILVAGKQYWTSPAPKQNQ